In Saprospiraceae bacterium, a genomic segment contains:
- a CDS encoding DUF4783 domain-containing protein → MRLPLIVVLSIFGLSAQTQGFSNFLDLMRKSDLNSMAEMMDQRMQYCFNDQIEIADKSVVIKALKAFLDRNVPKSIQPVHKGNSKGDDSSFTIATMESLNGRKYRIYLYGEAVHSKFLIKELRIDPL, encoded by the coding sequence ATGAGACTTCCTTTAATTGTTGTTCTAAGCATCTTCGGTTTAAGCGCCCAAACCCAGGGTTTTTCCAATTTTTTGGACTTGATGCGAAAATCGGATCTGAATTCAATGGCCGAGATGATGGACCAGCGCATGCAATATTGTTTCAACGATCAAATCGAAATTGCAGATAAATCAGTAGTCATCAAAGCGCTCAAGGCTTTTTTAGACAGAAATGTTCCAAAGTCGATCCAACCTGTACATAAGGGAAATTCCAAAGGAGATGACTCCAGTTTTACCATTGCAACAATGGAATCGCTGAATGGAAGAAAATACAGAATTTATTTATACGGCGAAGCTGTGCATAGTAAATTTTTAATCAAGGAATTGCGTATAGATCCATTGTAA